Genomic window (Pseudomonas sp. L5B5):
GCCCTTTGAGCCCGGCACCGGCAACTTCACCAAGATCGTCCAGCGGGTACCGGTACGCATCCGCTTCGACGCCAACCAGCCAGGCCTCGAGCGTCTGCGCCCAGGCCTGTCGGTGATCGCCAAGGTCGACCTCGACGAGCCAGCACAACGCACCGCAGGCAACGCGTCCCCCGAATTGAAGGTCAGCGCCACCAGCAAATGAACGGCGCACCCGATCCCGGTCGCCCCGCACCAGGCGACCGGCTGCACCGTGCAGACCGGGTGATCGCCCTGCCAGTGCGCCGATCTATTCGGCGGTCGACGGTTTTTCCCACAGGTTGATCCGGCCTTCCCTGGCGAAGTGATCGATTTCCGCCAGCTCTTCCACGCTGAAACCCAGGTTCTGCAGGGCACCGACGTTCTCGATGATCTGCTCGGGCCGGCTGGCGCCGATCAGCGCCGAGGTCACTCGCGCATCCCGCAAGGTCCAGGCCAGGGCCAACTGGGCCAGGCTCTGCCCGCGATTCCTGGCAATATCGTTGAGCGCCCGTACATGGGCAATGTTGGCCTCGGACAAGTGGGAGGCTTGCAATGATCCTCCGCCTGGGCGGTTGACCCGCGCATCCTCGGGAATGCCATCCAGGTACTTGTCGGTGAGCAGCCCCTGGGCCAGGGGCGTGAAGGCAATCACCCCGACGCCGAGCTCCTCGGTGGTGTCCAGCAGGTCCTTTTCCACCCAGCGGTTGAGCATGTTGTAGGCCGGCTGGTGAATCAGCAGCGGCACCTTCCACTCCTTGAGCAGCGCGGCCATCTCCCGGGTCTTGGCCCCCGAATAGGAAGAGATGCCGATGTACAGCGCCTTGCCCTGTTGTACCGCGCTGGCCAGGGCGCTGGCGGTTTCCTCCAGCGGCGTATCCGGGTCGAAGCGATGGGAATAGAAGATATCCACATAGTCCAGGCCCATGCGCTGCAGGCTCTGGTCCAGGCTGGCCAGTACGTACTTGCGCGAACCGCCACCCTGGCCATAAGGCCCCGGCCACATGTCCCAGCCCGCCTTGCTGGAAATGATCAACTCATCGCGATAGGCCTTGAAATCTTCACGCAGCAGGCGACCGAAATTGACCTCGGCGCTGCCATAGGGCGGGCCATAGTTGTTGGCCAGGTCGAAATGGTTGATCCCCAGGTCGAAAGCGGTGCGCAGCAAGGCGCGCTGGGTATCGATCGGCGTGCTGTCGCCGAAGTTGTGCCACAACCCCAGGGACAGGGCTGGCAGCACCAGGCCACTGCGGCCGACACGGCGATAGGGCATGGAGTCGTAGCGATGTTCAGCAGCTGAATAAGTCATCGAATCCTCATCTGGACGAGGGCCACCTCTGAAATGGCCAGTGCCTGCATGGCGGCCGGCGCAACGGCCAGCCACCCTCCTGTTGTTGTGAAACCACCCGGGCCATGGCAGTTCCGCAAATCGAAAACGCCATGAAATTCCGTATTTCATACTGAATTCATACTTAATTTCGTACTAAAAACCGCTAAAAAACAATCTTTTGCTCGACTTTCAGCCCAAAAGCGCTTGCCCACGAAGTATCAGGCCCAGGCTTCATGCAGTGGCGAACCATCCAGTATTTACTGGGCTAAAACCCCATGAAACGAATTGAGCGAGGCGCGATGACTGACGCTTCGTACCACGAAGCCCAGATCGCACACCCTTGAAATCGACGGATCGATGAATCGCATTGCAAAGCGCGGCTAAAAATGAATTACGTACTACGTAGCACAATACGAAATCGTCCTCAGAGGCTAATGGCAATTTGCCTTTTTACCCACTGAACGATGCTCAAAAGTGGCCACACAGGCCCGGGGGCAAAAACCGCAGCCAACGCCGATCCTGGAGAAATACCCAGGCCTCGCAGTCGCTGACACTCACTCGCGAGTCGCGAGGAATGCGTCGAAAGCCATACGCCAGGCAAGTCGCCTGATGCCAGTCAGTCAAGCCAGTTGATCCCCTGTAGGAGCAGGT
Coding sequences:
- the mgrA gene encoding L-glyceraldehyde 3-phosphate reductase; translated protein: MTYSAAEHRYDSMPYRRVGRSGLVLPALSLGLWHNFGDSTPIDTQRALLRTAFDLGINHFDLANNYGPPYGSAEVNFGRLLREDFKAYRDELIISSKAGWDMWPGPYGQGGGSRKYVLASLDQSLQRMGLDYVDIFYSHRFDPDTPLEETASALASAVQQGKALYIGISSYSGAKTREMAALLKEWKVPLLIHQPAYNMLNRWVEKDLLDTTEELGVGVIAFTPLAQGLLTDKYLDGIPEDARVNRPGGGSLQASHLSEANIAHVRALNDIARNRGQSLAQLALAWTLRDARVTSALIGASRPEQIIENVGALQNLGFSVEELAEIDHFAREGRINLWEKPSTAE